Part of the Flavobacterium sp. MDT1-60 genome, TTCCGGCAGGCGTAATTCATTCAGCAAGAAATAATAGTAATGTAAAAGCTTCAGAACTGGCAACTTATATTGTAGAAAAAGGGAAGCCGATTTTTGTACTAAAAAAATAAAACATTTAACAACAAAAAAAATAAAAAAGATACAAAATGAAAAATACAGTAAAAATCATTGCTCATACCTTATGGGTAATACTATTCGCGCTAGTGTTGAGCGAAGTTACAGCACAAGAAAAAAATAAAACAGATGAGGCAATTCGTCCGTATCGCGTAAATATTTCGAATGCAGATTTGCAAGATCTTAAAGAACGCATTCAGGATACGAAATGGCCAGGAAAAGAAACTGTTACTGATCAGTCTCAGGGAGCAAATCTTTCTAAAATGAAGGATTTAGTACACTATTGGGGAACAAGTTACGACTGGAGAAAAGCAGAGGCTAAACTAAATGCATATCCACAGTTTATAACAAAAATTGATGGTGTAGATATTCACTTCATTCATGTGCGCTCTAAAGAAAAAAATGCAATGCCCCTTATTCTAAGTCACGGATGGCCGGGATCAGTATTTGAATTTATAAATGTTATCGGACCTTTAACTAATCCAGTCGCTTATGGAGGAAAAGCGGAAGATGCTTTTGATGTGATCATACCATCATTACCAGGATTTGGATTTTCAGGAAAACCAACAGAAGCAGGATGGGATATTGACCGAATTGCAAAAGCATGGGCAGTGTTGATGAATCGTTTGGAGTATAAACACTATGTTGCACAAGGGGGAGATTGGGGAGCTGGGATTGTAAATTCTATGGCATTACAAACACCAAAAGGATTACTGGGTATTCACAGCAACTTACCGGCAACATTACCAACAGAAGCCGGAAAGGCTCTAGGAAGTGGAATA contains:
- a CDS encoding epoxide hydrolase family protein; protein product: MKNTVKIIAHTLWVILFALVLSEVTAQEKNKTDEAIRPYRVNISNADLQDLKERIQDTKWPGKETVTDQSQGANLSKMKDLVHYWGTSYDWRKAEAKLNAYPQFITKIDGVDIHFIHVRSKEKNAMPLILSHGWPGSVFEFINVIGPLTNPVAYGGKAEDAFDVIIPSLPGFGFSGKPTEAGWDIDRIAKAWAVLMNRLEYKHYVAQGGDWGAGIVNSMALQTPKGLLGIHSNLPATLPTEAGKALGSGIAPESFSAKERASFDHLSKSIRGGDFTYKMTMTTRPQAVGYALNDSPAGLAAWLLLHPGFANWSYGTDSKQSPTRDEVLDDISLYWLTNSATSASRIYWENRNIEIVSSASMKTDQIKLPVAITVFPEDVFTSPETWARKAFKNLIYFHEVDKGGHFAAWEQPQLFTAELRLAFKTLR